A stretch of Allostreptomyces psammosilenae DNA encodes these proteins:
- a CDS encoding amidohydrolase, with protein MLDVRLVGGTILTMDPEHPVAHQVGLWDGRIVGVDDAVAALPARRVVDLDGATVLPGFVDAHVHLVWAGLKARGVSIAPCERIDDVLEAIRRAALRREPGEWVDVVGYDQRPLGRHLTAAELDAVGAGRRILVTHDSGHACVVSSNVLELLPPDVPHQAGALAEGGMAAVRRARQPYPVDQLADAVEHAARVCLAEGVTACAEAGIGGGLISHSPIELAAYQRAREGGRLPLRVQLMVAADALHPVGAHPRDEVPRGLDLGPRTGFGDDRLALGALKIFTDGGMMARTAALSSPYVGLEHSGQLYADAEVIHRQVRDGHLAGWQLAIHAIGDRALDVALDALAAARRLAPRPGARHRIEHAGLVRPDQLARMAELELTAVVQPNFLWYLGDDYARIMGEERAPWLYRGRGFLEHGVRLAGSSDRPVTDGAPLRAVQFMVERATASGAVVGPAEGITVEEALRCYTRDAAYACRWEHAVGSVAPGRYADLVVLADDPRRVEVSRIGDIGILATVVGGEVVAGTDLLGEGSAAAGRAATQS; from the coding sequence ATGCTCGACGTACGGCTGGTCGGCGGCACGATCCTGACGATGGATCCGGAACACCCGGTGGCCCACCAGGTGGGGCTGTGGGACGGGCGGATCGTCGGCGTGGACGACGCGGTGGCCGCGCTGCCGGCGCGGCGCGTGGTCGACCTGGACGGCGCGACGGTGCTGCCGGGGTTCGTCGACGCCCACGTCCACCTGGTCTGGGCCGGCCTGAAGGCGCGCGGCGTCAGCATCGCCCCGTGCGAGCGGATCGACGACGTCCTGGAGGCGATCCGGAGGGCCGCGCTGCGCCGGGAGCCCGGGGAGTGGGTGGACGTGGTGGGCTACGACCAGCGCCCGCTCGGCCGTCACCTCACCGCCGCCGAGCTGGACGCGGTCGGCGCCGGCCGCCGGATCCTGGTGACGCACGACTCCGGGCACGCCTGCGTGGTGAGCTCCAACGTGCTGGAGCTGCTGCCGCCGGACGTGCCGCACCAGGCGGGCGCGCTGGCGGAGGGCGGCATGGCGGCGGTGCGCCGGGCGCGGCAGCCGTACCCGGTGGACCAGCTGGCGGACGCCGTGGAGCACGCCGCCCGGGTCTGCCTGGCCGAGGGGGTGACGGCCTGCGCCGAGGCCGGCATCGGCGGCGGCCTGATCAGCCACAGCCCGATCGAGCTGGCGGCGTACCAGCGGGCCCGGGAGGGCGGCCGGCTGCCGCTGCGGGTCCAGCTGATGGTGGCCGCGGACGCCCTGCACCCGGTCGGCGCGCACCCCCGCGACGAGGTGCCGCGCGGCCTCGACCTGGGCCCGCGCACCGGCTTCGGCGACGACCGGCTCGCCCTCGGCGCGCTGAAGATCTTCACCGACGGCGGCATGATGGCCCGCACCGCCGCGCTGAGCAGCCCGTACGTGGGGCTGGAGCACAGCGGGCAGCTGTACGCGGACGCGGAGGTGATCCACCGGCAGGTGCGGGACGGCCACCTGGCGGGCTGGCAGCTGGCCATCCACGCCATCGGGGACCGCGCCCTCGACGTCGCCCTGGACGCGCTGGCGGCGGCCCGGCGCCTCGCGCCGCGTCCCGGGGCGCGGCACCGGATCGAGCACGCCGGGCTGGTGCGCCCGGACCAGCTCGCCCGGATGGCGGAGCTGGAGCTGACGGCGGTGGTCCAACCCAACTTCCTGTGGTACCTGGGCGACGACTACGCGCGGATCATGGGCGAGGAGCGGGCGCCCTGGCTGTACCGGGGCCGGGGCTTCCTGGAGCACGGGGTCCGGCTGGCCGGCAGCTCGGACCGGCCGGTCACCGACGGGGCGCCGCTGCGGGCGGTCCAGTTCATGGTGGAGCGGGCCACCGCCTCCGGCGCGGTGGTGGGTCCGGCGGAGGGGATCACCGTGGAGGAGGCGCTGCGCTGCTACACCCGGGACGCGGCGTACGCCTGCCGGTGGGAGCACGCGGTCGGCAGCGTGGCGCCGGGCCGGTACGCCGATCTGGTGGTGCTGGCCGACGACCCCCGCCGGGTCGAGGTCTCCCGGATCGGCGACATCGGGATCCTGGCGACGGTGGTGGGCGGCGAGGTGGTGGCGGGGACCGACCTGCTGGGCGAGGGCTCCGCCGCCGCGGGCCGCGCCGCGACGCAGTCGTGA
- a CDS encoding ABC transporter ATP-binding protein, whose amino-acid sequence MGDVRLVVESLDVGHGDRPVLTGVNLTLRAGTMTALVGPNGCGKSTLLRTMAGLLPAMGGGVLVDGAPLGSLSRRALSRSLAFLPQTPLVPAGVTVRELVRHGRYAHRGAFARHTAEDAQAVEWALEVSDAARLADRRLDELSGGERQRAWLATVLAQRSGIVLLDEPTTYLDLRHQFEVLEVVHRLVHEHGIACGVVLHDLMQASAYADEIVVVSGGAVAASGTPEDVLTPDVIDQAFGLKVSVLRDPETGYLACFPRLPDASAAAAAAASS is encoded by the coding sequence ATGGGCGATGTCCGCCTGGTGGTGGAAAGCCTTGATGTCGGCCACGGCGACCGACCGGTGCTCACTGGCGTGAACCTGACGCTGCGCGCGGGCACGATGACGGCGCTGGTCGGCCCCAACGGGTGCGGCAAGTCCACCCTGCTGCGGACCATGGCCGGCCTGCTGCCCGCCATGGGCGGCGGCGTGCTGGTCGACGGAGCCCCGCTGGGTTCGCTGTCCCGCCGCGCGCTCTCCCGGAGCCTGGCCTTCCTGCCGCAGACGCCGCTGGTGCCCGCCGGCGTGACCGTCCGTGAGCTCGTCCGGCACGGGCGCTACGCGCACCGCGGCGCGTTCGCCCGGCACACGGCGGAGGACGCCCAGGCCGTGGAGTGGGCGCTGGAGGTCAGCGACGCCGCCCGGCTCGCCGACCGCCGGCTGGACGAGCTCTCCGGCGGCGAACGCCAGCGGGCGTGGCTGGCCACCGTGCTCGCCCAGCGCTCCGGCATCGTGCTGCTGGACGAGCCCACCACCTACCTCGACCTGCGGCACCAGTTCGAGGTGCTGGAGGTGGTCCACCGGCTGGTCCACGAGCACGGCATCGCCTGCGGCGTCGTGCTGCACGACCTGATGCAGGCGTCGGCCTACGCCGACGAGATCGTGGTGGTCTCCGGTGGCGCCGTCGCCGCCTCCGGCACCCCCGAGGACGTCCTCACCCCCGACGTCATCGACCAGGCCTTCGGCCTGAAGGTCAGCGTGCTCCGCGACCCGGAGACCGGATACCTCGCCTGCTTCCCCCGGCTGCCCGACGCCAGCGCCGCGGCGGCCGCCGCCGCCTCCTCCTGA
- a CDS encoding ABC transporter substrate-binding protein produces MNRLLRALATAGTAVALGLSVAACGSGTVSDPGSNASGDQAGESAAGASGEITVQTARGPVTLPGTATKVVALEWAYVEELVALGVTPTGVADVAGYGQWVTAPSAKLPTEGVTDVGTRAEPSVEQIRALDPDLIVAEENAVAANFDQLNEIAPVLSFDYTVQPQLETMKTNFTELAKAVGQEEKAAEVLGAIDTKAAEVADRLEAAGQAGLGYALAQGFTMNGAPSIRMFTDEAMGAQVLNLAGLTNSWTGEPDEWGFSTVTVENLTQVPSDATFLYVAGADDNPFTGVLADNPVWQGLDFVEQDRALALDPGTWFFGGPLSAVQILDETAKALQV; encoded by the coding sequence ATGAACAGGCTGCTGCGCGCGCTCGCCACGGCGGGCACCGCCGTGGCGCTCGGGCTGAGCGTCGCCGCGTGCGGATCCGGCACGGTCAGCGACCCCGGATCCAACGCCTCCGGCGACCAGGCAGGCGAGTCCGCGGCGGGCGCGAGCGGTGAGATCACCGTGCAGACCGCGCGCGGCCCGGTGACCCTGCCCGGCACCGCCACCAAGGTCGTCGCCCTGGAGTGGGCCTACGTCGAGGAGCTCGTCGCCCTGGGCGTCACCCCGACCGGGGTCGCCGACGTCGCCGGCTACGGCCAGTGGGTGACCGCGCCCAGCGCCAAGCTGCCGACCGAGGGGGTCACCGACGTCGGCACCCGCGCGGAGCCGAGCGTGGAGCAGATCCGCGCCCTGGACCCGGACCTGATCGTGGCCGAGGAGAACGCGGTCGCGGCCAACTTCGACCAGCTCAACGAGATCGCCCCGGTGCTCTCCTTCGACTACACCGTCCAGCCGCAGCTGGAGACGATGAAGACGAACTTCACCGAGCTGGCCAAGGCGGTCGGCCAGGAGGAGAAGGCGGCCGAGGTGCTCGGCGCCATCGACACCAAGGCCGCCGAGGTCGCCGACCGCCTGGAGGCGGCCGGCCAGGCCGGCCTGGGCTACGCGCTGGCGCAGGGCTTCACCATGAACGGCGCCCCCTCGATCCGCATGTTCACCGACGAGGCGATGGGCGCCCAGGTGCTGAACCTGGCCGGGCTGACCAACAGCTGGACCGGTGAGCCGGACGAGTGGGGATTCTCCACGGTGACGGTCGAGAACCTGACCCAGGTGCCCTCCGACGCCACCTTCCTGTACGTGGCCGGCGCGGACGACAACCCGTTCACCGGCGTGCTGGCGGACAACCCGGTCTGGCAGGGCCTGGACTTCGTCGAGCAGGACCGGGCCCTCGCCCTCGACCCGGGCACCTGGTTCTTCGGCGGTCCGCTCTCGGCCGTGCAGATCCTGGACGAGACCGCGAAGGCCCTCCAGGTCTGA
- a CDS encoding ABC transporter ATP-binding protein, giving the protein MLRQSVAGQRRHIATGAALAVGHQAGEALVPVLIGVVIDQAVSDGTATALLGWLLLLAAVFTGLSVSFRFALRAGERAAEQAAHELRRRLATRVLDPRGGAETGRLAGALVTIATGDARRVGTVNTVIPAGVGALAGLLVSAVALLRVSVPLGLLVLLGTPPLLYLAHLLGRPLERRSGVEQERAAHASGIATDLVAGLRVLKGLGAENAAVARYRRTSRDSLAATLRAARAEAWHDGAILALNGAFIALVALVGGRLAARGDISVGELVSAVGLAQFLLTPLSMISWVGGELAQGRASAARVASVLAAPPAVATPGGTGDPGAAGGTGANRSGAARPTPVRGRLRLRGVTHGPLRGVDLDVAPGELVGVVTTDPAAAGALLECLAREADPEAGTVELDGAPLTGLHPAEIRAAILPAAHDADLFEGTLIENVTAAATGPADHVEHALHAAAADEVARALPHGAHTPITERGRSLSGGQRQRVALARALAADPPVLLVHDPTTAVDAVTEARVADRLREIRRGRTTVLLTTSPALLAVADRVLVLDGGTVTTEGRHTDLVRRHAAYRAAVLA; this is encoded by the coding sequence GTGCTGCGCCAGTCGGTCGCCGGCCAGCGACGGCACATCGCGACGGGCGCCGCCCTCGCCGTCGGCCACCAGGCCGGAGAGGCCCTGGTCCCCGTGCTCATCGGCGTGGTGATCGACCAGGCCGTCTCCGACGGCACGGCCACCGCCCTGCTCGGCTGGCTGCTGCTGCTCGCCGCCGTCTTCACCGGGCTCTCCGTCAGCTTCCGGTTCGCCCTGCGCGCCGGGGAACGCGCCGCCGAACAGGCCGCCCACGAACTCCGCCGCCGCCTCGCCACCCGCGTCCTCGACCCCCGCGGCGGCGCCGAGACCGGCCGACTGGCCGGGGCGCTGGTCACCATCGCCACCGGCGACGCCCGCCGCGTCGGCACGGTCAACACCGTGATCCCCGCCGGCGTCGGGGCGCTGGCCGGACTCCTGGTCAGCGCCGTGGCCCTGCTGCGGGTCTCCGTCCCGCTCGGCCTGCTGGTGCTGCTCGGCACGCCGCCATTGCTCTACCTCGCCCACCTGCTGGGCCGGCCGCTGGAACGGCGCAGCGGCGTCGAGCAGGAACGCGCCGCGCACGCCTCCGGCATCGCCACCGACCTGGTCGCCGGGCTGCGGGTGCTCAAGGGCCTCGGCGCCGAGAACGCGGCCGTCGCCCGCTACCGGCGCACCAGCCGGGACTCCCTCGCCGCCACGCTGCGCGCCGCGCGCGCCGAGGCCTGGCACGACGGCGCCATCCTCGCCCTCAACGGCGCCTTCATCGCGCTCGTCGCCCTGGTCGGCGGCCGGCTGGCGGCGCGCGGCGACATCAGCGTCGGCGAACTCGTCTCCGCCGTGGGACTGGCGCAGTTCCTGCTCACCCCGCTGTCGATGATCTCCTGGGTCGGCGGGGAACTGGCCCAGGGCCGCGCCTCCGCCGCCCGGGTCGCCTCCGTGCTGGCCGCGCCACCCGCCGTGGCCACCCCCGGCGGCACCGGAGACCCCGGCGCCGCCGGCGGCACCGGCGCGAACCGGTCGGGAGCCGCCCGGCCGACCCCCGTGCGGGGCCGGCTGCGGCTGCGCGGCGTCACCCACGGGCCGCTGCGCGGCGTCGACCTCGACGTCGCCCCCGGCGAACTGGTCGGCGTCGTCACCACCGACCCGGCCGCCGCCGGCGCGCTGCTGGAGTGCCTGGCCCGCGAGGCCGACCCCGAGGCCGGCACCGTCGAGCTCGACGGCGCGCCGCTGACCGGCCTCCACCCCGCCGAGATCCGCGCGGCGATCCTGCCCGCGGCCCACGACGCCGACCTGTTCGAGGGCACCCTGATCGAGAACGTCACCGCCGCCGCCACCGGGCCGGCGGACCACGTCGAGCACGCGCTGCACGCAGCCGCCGCCGACGAGGTGGCCCGCGCCCTGCCCCACGGCGCGCACACCCCGATCACCGAACGCGGCCGATCCCTCTCCGGCGGCCAGCGCCAACGGGTCGCCCTCGCCCGCGCCCTGGCCGCCGACCCCCCGGTGCTGCTGGTGCACGACCCGACCACCGCCGTCGACGCCGTGACCGAGGCACGCGTCGCCGACCGCCTCCGGGAGATCCGCCGGGGCCGCACCACCGTCCTGCTCACCACCTCCCCGGCGCTGCTGGCCGTCGCCGACCGGGTGCTCGTGCTGGACGGCGGCACCGTCACCACCGAGGGCCGCCACACCGACCTGGTCCGGCGGCACGCCGCCTACCGGGCCGCCGTCCTCGCCTGA
- a CDS encoding ABC transporter ATP-binding protein, with protein MTDASQDPGTPDLRGPARYLWWLVTSQRRRAAAGALLGSTWMVALTLPPYLLSRAVDDGLAAGDRAALSGWVAALFGAGALNAWLGIMRHRTMTRVRMDAALRTVRLVVDQTTRLGAVLPHRVTAGEVVTIGFDDVGTVGGTLTVTGPGVGAVVAYVVVAALLLSVSPLLAAVVLLGVPLLAVLVGPMLGRLQRATAGYRDRQGELAARFGDIVGGLRVLGGLGGKEVYAERYRRDSRRLLAEGYRVGAVTSWIGALGVGLPALFLAVVTWLAARMAATGSITVGELVAVYGYVAVLVVPVAFLIQSGSDISRGLVAARRVIRFLALEPRSTDGADGPDAPSVLRDPASGVEVAPGRLTALVSARPAEAAAVLDRLGRFVDSAATWGAARLDGIALPRIRERILVADNDADLFAGTLREVVTGRRDRDDEEIDRAVRAAVAQDVVLGLPDGLEAAVEARGRNLSGGQRQRVRLARALLAEPEVLLATEPTSALDAHTEAAVAGRLRAARAGRTTVVTSTSPLLLDQADTVCYLVDGRVAAVGGHRELLRRRPDYRRLVARDTDDERDALAGEPGAAEPEAVEPEAVEPEAVEPSAQAEVNR; from the coding sequence ATGACTGACGCGTCCCAGGATCCCGGTACCCCGGACCTCCGCGGCCCCGCGCGGTACCTGTGGTGGCTGGTCACCAGCCAGCGCCGCCGGGCCGCCGCCGGCGCCCTGCTGGGCAGCACCTGGATGGTCGCCCTCACGCTGCCGCCGTACCTGCTCTCCCGCGCCGTCGACGACGGCCTGGCGGCCGGCGACCGGGCCGCGCTGTCCGGCTGGGTGGCCGCGCTCTTCGGCGCCGGGGCGTTGAACGCGTGGCTGGGCATCATGCGGCACCGCACGATGACCCGGGTGCGCATGGACGCCGCCCTGCGCACCGTGCGGCTCGTGGTGGACCAGACCACCCGGCTCGGCGCCGTGCTGCCGCACCGGGTCACCGCCGGCGAGGTGGTCACCATCGGGTTCGACGACGTGGGGACGGTCGGCGGCACGCTGACCGTCACCGGACCCGGCGTCGGGGCGGTCGTCGCCTACGTCGTCGTGGCCGCCCTGCTGCTGTCCGTCTCGCCGCTGCTCGCGGCCGTGGTGCTGCTGGGCGTGCCGCTGCTGGCGGTGCTGGTCGGACCGATGCTGGGCCGGTTGCAGCGGGCGACGGCCGGCTATCGGGACCGGCAGGGGGAACTGGCCGCCCGCTTCGGGGACATCGTCGGAGGGCTGCGCGTCCTCGGCGGCCTCGGCGGCAAGGAGGTGTACGCCGAGCGGTACCGGCGGGACTCCCGCCGGCTGCTCGCCGAGGGCTACCGGGTCGGCGCGGTGACCAGCTGGATCGGGGCGCTCGGCGTCGGCCTCCCCGCGCTCTTCCTGGCCGTCGTCACCTGGCTGGCCGCCCGAATGGCCGCCACGGGCTCCATCACGGTGGGCGAACTGGTGGCCGTCTACGGGTACGTTGCGGTCCTGGTGGTGCCGGTCGCGTTCCTCATCCAGAGCGGCTCGGACATCAGCCGCGGCCTGGTCGCCGCGCGGCGCGTCATCCGCTTCCTGGCGCTGGAACCACGCTCCACGGACGGCGCGGACGGACCGGACGCCCCGTCCGTGCTGCGCGATCCGGCCTCCGGCGTCGAGGTGGCCCCGGGGCGGCTGACGGCGCTGGTCAGCGCCCGGCCGGCGGAGGCCGCCGCCGTGCTGGACCGCCTCGGCCGGTTCGTCGACTCCGCGGCCACCTGGGGAGCGGCGCGGCTCGACGGCATCGCCCTGCCGCGGATCCGCGAGCGGATCCTGGTCGCGGACAACGACGCCGACCTCTTCGCCGGCACCCTGCGCGAGGTGGTCACCGGCCGCCGGGACCGTGACGACGAGGAGATCGACCGGGCCGTCCGGGCGGCCGTGGCACAGGACGTCGTCCTCGGCCTGCCGGACGGACTGGAGGCGGCCGTCGAGGCCCGGGGCCGCAACCTCTCCGGCGGCCAGCGGCAACGCGTCCGCCTGGCCCGGGCGCTGCTGGCCGAGCCCGAGGTGCTCCTGGCCACCGAGCCCACCTCCGCGCTCGACGCGCACACCGAGGCCGCCGTCGCGGGCCGGCTGCGCGCCGCCCGCGCCGGCCGCACCACCGTCGTCACCAGCACCTCGCCGCTGCTGCTCGACCAGGCCGACACCGTCTGCTACCTCGTCGACGGCCGGGTCGCCGCCGTCGGCGGCCACCGCGAACTCCTCCGCCGGCGCCCCGACTACCGCCGGCTGGTGGCCCGCGACACGGACGACGAGCGTGACGCCCTCGCCGGCGAGCCCGGGGCGGCGGAGCCGGAGGCCGTGGAGCCGGAGGCCGTGGAGCCGGAGGCCGTGGAGCCCTCCGCCCAGGCCGAGGTGAACCGATGA
- a CDS encoding ABC transporter ATP-binding protein, giving the protein MTTTGEPTADRTPGHRPAPHGAEPGGPGPGHPEPERELLPTATGARTRAAVRELLRPHRPLAAGAFSVLAGATAAGLLTAPLLGRVVDSVAEGRPVDALTLPVLLLAAVAVAQGAATALGVGLVARLGEGVLATLRERFVERALRLPLEQVERAGSGDLTSRVTGDVSTVAEAVRGALPELARSVLTIGLTLVGLAVLDWRFLLAALLAVPIQLHTVRWYVRRAVPLYAEQRVAVGAQQQQLLDTIGGARTVRAFRLAEQHTERVTRRSRAAVELALRGIRLLTGFYGRLNLAEYVGLAAVLATGFVLVRADSVSVGTATAAALYFHSLFGPINVALALVDDALLATASLSRLVGVAELPLPHEPRRPALPADASIKVAGVHHAYQPGHPVLRDVDLAVTPGERVALVGASGAGKTTLAKLIAGIHTPSAGTVSLGGVDLADLGPAAVRRTVVLVTQEVHVFAGPLADDLRLARPDATDEDLRTALDRVGALDWARALPDGLDTVVGEGAHRLTVTQAQQLALARLVLADPPVAILDEATAEAGSAGARVLETAAARALEGRTGLVVAHRLTQAATADRVVVMEAGRIVESGSHAELVAAGGRYAALWEAWADEHSDGEDGAGEDGGGEEQAGGKPS; this is encoded by the coding sequence ATGACCACGACGGGGGAGCCCACCGCCGACCGGACGCCCGGCCACCGCCCGGCGCCGCACGGCGCGGAGCCGGGCGGCCCAGGACCGGGCCACCCCGAGCCGGAACGGGAACTGCTGCCCACCGCCACCGGCGCCCGCACCCGGGCCGCCGTCCGCGAACTGCTGCGCCCACACCGCCCGCTGGCCGCCGGGGCGTTCTCCGTGCTCGCCGGCGCCACCGCTGCCGGACTGCTCACCGCCCCGCTGCTCGGCCGCGTGGTCGACTCCGTGGCCGAGGGCCGCCCCGTCGACGCCCTCACCCTCCCGGTGCTGCTGCTGGCCGCCGTCGCCGTCGCGCAGGGCGCGGCCACCGCCCTCGGAGTCGGGCTGGTCGCCCGGCTCGGCGAGGGCGTCCTGGCCACCCTGCGCGAGCGGTTCGTCGAACGCGCCCTGCGGCTGCCGCTGGAACAGGTGGAACGGGCCGGCTCCGGCGACCTCACCTCCCGGGTCACCGGCGACGTCTCCACCGTCGCCGAGGCCGTCCGCGGCGCCCTGCCCGAGCTGGCCCGCTCGGTGCTCACCATCGGGCTCACCCTGGTCGGGCTGGCCGTGCTGGACTGGCGGTTCCTGCTCGCCGCCCTGCTCGCCGTGCCCATCCAACTGCACACCGTGCGCTGGTACGTCCGCCGGGCCGTCCCGCTGTACGCCGAACAGCGCGTCGCCGTCGGCGCCCAGCAGCAGCAGCTCCTCGACACCATCGGAGGCGCCCGCACCGTCCGCGCCTTCCGCCTCGCCGAGCAGCACACCGAGCGGGTCACCCGGCGCTCCCGGGCCGCCGTCGAACTGGCGCTGCGCGGCATCCGGCTGCTCACCGGCTTCTACGGCCGGCTCAACCTCGCCGAGTACGTCGGCCTGGCCGCCGTCCTGGCCACGGGGTTCGTGCTGGTCCGGGCCGACAGCGTCTCGGTCGGCACGGCGACCGCCGCCGCCCTGTACTTCCACAGCCTGTTCGGGCCGATCAACGTCGCCCTCGCCCTCGTCGACGACGCCCTGCTGGCCACCGCCAGCCTGTCCCGGCTGGTCGGCGTCGCCGAACTGCCGCTGCCGCACGAACCGCGCCGCCCCGCCCTCCCCGCCGACGCCTCCATCAAGGTCGCCGGCGTCCACCACGCCTACCAGCCGGGCCACCCGGTGCTCCGCGACGTCGACCTGGCCGTCACCCCCGGCGAGCGGGTCGCCCTGGTCGGGGCCAGCGGGGCCGGCAAGACCACCCTGGCCAAGCTGATCGCCGGCATCCACACCCCGTCCGCCGGCACCGTCTCGCTCGGCGGCGTCGACCTGGCCGACCTCGGCCCCGCCGCCGTCCGCCGCACCGTCGTGCTGGTGACCCAGGAGGTGCACGTCTTCGCCGGCCCGCTCGCCGACGACCTGCGGCTGGCCCGGCCGGACGCCACCGACGAGGACCTGCGGACCGCCCTGGACCGGGTGGGCGCCCTCGACTGGGCGCGGGCGCTGCCCGACGGGCTGGACACCGTGGTCGGCGAGGGGGCGCACCGGCTCACCGTGACCCAGGCGCAGCAGCTCGCCCTGGCCCGGCTCGTCCTCGCCGACCCGCCCGTGGCCATCCTCGACGAGGCCACCGCGGAGGCCGGCAGCGCCGGTGCCCGCGTCCTGGAGACCGCGGCGGCGCGCGCCCTGGAGGGCCGGACCGGCCTGGTCGTCGCCCACCGGCTGACCCAGGCGGCCACCGCCGACCGGGTGGTGGTGATGGAGGCCGGGCGGATCGTGGAGAGCGGCAGCCACGCCGAACTCGTCGCCGCCGGCGGGCGCTACGCCGCCCTGTGGGAGGCGTGGGCCGACGAACACTCCGACGGTGAGGACGGGGCCGGTGAGGACGGGGGCGGGGAGGAGCAGGCCGGCGGGAAACCGTCGTGA
- a CDS encoding ABC transporter ATP-binding protein produces MTAPGRRTDRALPVAGRPEVRRAAIRLVRQDGRAFTAMVLLSALTAAVGLAGPWLLGRLIDEVRAGAGVATVDRLALAIGAFTLAQLLLARWAGLVAHRFGERTSARVRERFVDRTLALPPALVERAGTGDLTNRGTADVATVGITLRDVGPDVFVAAVQALFILGAVFTLDPLLGACGLLGLVGIWFAARWYLRRARDAYLAEGAANSTLAEVLASTAAGARTVDAFGLRRRRLAVAEEAVEECRRTRTHTLFLRSVLFPAVDMSHVVPVVGVLLVGGLLHERGATSLGTVVAAAVYLRQLAQPLDRILLRMEQLQSSGASFARVEGGGAATPVPAATSAVPVDDRIEVTGVRHAYGGGADVLRGVDLTVRPGERLAVVGPSGAGKTTLSRLLAGVEAPREGTVTVGGVPIAELAPERLRRHVVLVTQEHHVFLGSVRDNLSIAAPHATDAELRRALAAVGAQWLEELPRGLDTELGAGGVLLDGVRAQQLALARVVLADPHTVVLDEATALLDPRTARRTERALAAVMEGRTVIAVAHRLHTAHDADRVAVMEEGRVTELGTHRELVAGGGAYAALWRSWHGEEDG; encoded by the coding sequence ATGACGGCGCCCGGCCGGCGGACGGACCGGGCGCTGCCCGTCGCCGGGCGCCCCGAGGTACGCCGGGCGGCGATCCGGCTGGTCCGGCAGGACGGACGCGCCTTCACCGCCATGGTCCTGCTGAGCGCCCTGACCGCGGCCGTCGGCCTCGCCGGCCCGTGGTTGCTCGGCCGCCTGATCGACGAGGTCCGGGCCGGCGCCGGAGTGGCCACCGTGGACCGCCTGGCCCTGGCCATCGGGGCGTTCACCCTGGCCCAGCTCCTCCTGGCGCGCTGGGCCGGCCTGGTCGCGCACCGGTTCGGCGAGCGCACGTCGGCGCGCGTCCGCGAGCGGTTCGTCGACCGGACGCTGGCGCTGCCTCCCGCGCTGGTGGAGCGCGCCGGCACCGGCGACCTGACCAACCGCGGCACCGCCGACGTGGCCACGGTGGGGATCACCCTCCGGGACGTCGGGCCGGACGTGTTCGTGGCGGCCGTCCAGGCGCTGTTCATCCTCGGCGCCGTCTTCACCCTCGACCCGCTGCTCGGGGCGTGCGGCCTGCTGGGGCTGGTGGGCATCTGGTTCGCCGCCCGCTGGTACCTGCGCAGGGCGCGCGACGCCTACCTCGCCGAGGGGGCGGCCAACTCGACGCTGGCCGAGGTGCTCGCCTCCACCGCCGCCGGAGCGCGCACCGTGGACGCCTTCGGACTCCGCCGCCGGCGGCTCGCGGTCGCCGAGGAGGCCGTGGAGGAGTGCCGGCGCACCCGGACGCACACCCTGTTCCTGCGCAGCGTGCTCTTCCCGGCCGTGGACATGTCCCATGTCGTCCCCGTGGTCGGCGTCCTGCTGGTCGGCGGGCTGCTGCACGAGCGGGGCGCGACCAGCCTGGGCACGGTGGTCGCCGCCGCCGTCTACCTGCGGCAGCTGGCCCAGCCGCTGGACCGGATCCTGCTGCGGATGGAGCAGCTGCAGAGCAGCGGCGCCTCCTTCGCCAGGGTCGAGGGCGGCGGGGCGGCCACGCCGGTGCCGGCCGCCACCTCGGCCGTTCCGGTCGACGACCGGATCGAGGTGACGGGGGTGCGCCACGCCTACGGGGGCGGTGCCGACGTGCTGCGCGGGGTGGACCTCACGGTGCGGCCGGGGGAGCGGCTGGCCGTCGTCGGGCCGTCGGGGGCGGGGAAGACCACCCTGAGCAGGCTGCTGGCGGGCGTGGAGGCGCCGCGGGAGGGAACGGTGACGGTGGGCGGGGTGCCGATCGCGGAGCTGGCGCCCGAGCGGCTGCGCCGGCACGTGGTGCTGGTGACGCAGGAGCACCACGTGTTTCTGGGAAGCGTGCGGGACAACCTGTCGATCGCCGCGCCGCACGCCACCGACGCCGAGCTGCGCAGGGCGCTGGCGGCGGTCGGGGCGCAGTGGCTGGAGGAGCTGCCGCGGGGGTTGGACACCGAGCTGGGGGCCGGGGGAGTGCTGCTGGACGGGGTGAGGGCGCAGCAGTTGGCCCTGGCGCGGGTGGTGCTGGCGGATCCGCACACGGTGGTGCTGGACGAGGCGACCGCGCTGCTGGACCCGAGGACGGCGCGACGGACGGAGCGTGCCCTGGCGGCGGTGATGGAGGGGAGGACCGTGATCGCCGTCGCGCACCGTTTGCACA